A window of Acinonyx jubatus isolate Ajub_Pintada_27869175 chromosome E4, VMU_Ajub_asm_v1.0, whole genome shotgun sequence contains these coding sequences:
- the APCS gene encoding LOW QUALITY PROTEIN: serum amyloid P-component (The sequence of the model RefSeq protein was modified relative to this genomic sequence to represent the inferred CDS: substituted 2 bases at 2 genomic stop codons), which translates to MDKLLLWVSALADLLGVFAHTDLSGKVFVFPRESSIACVTLTPKLEDPLKNSTLCFXAXDDLLCTHSLSYNAPGKDSGLLVFKDKVGSYSLYIGRTKATFKVTETAPSPVHICTSWESSSGITEFWVNGKPLVKKGLKQGYTVGGHPKMVLDAYGGGFQKAQSLVGEIGDSYTWDSVLSPEQILLVQQSSHLNPNVLGWCVLTDELKGHVVIKPLVWS; encoded by the exons ATGGACAAGCTGCTGCTTTGGGTCTCTGCCCTGGCCGACCTCCTGGGAGTCTTTGCTCA CACGGACCTCAGTGGGAAGGTGTTTGTGTTCCCTCGAGAATCTTCTAttgcctgtgtgaccttgaccccAAAGCTGGAGGACCCTCTAAAGAACTCCACCTTGTGCTTCTGAGCCTAAGATGACCTGCTCTGTACCCACAGCCTCTCCTACAACGCCCCGGGCAAGGACAGTGGGCTCCTGGTCTTCAAGGACAAAGTTGGGAGTTACTCCCTGTACATCGGAAGAACCAAAGCCACCTTCAAAGTGACCGAGACGGCCCCCAGCCCCGTGCACATCTGTACCAGCTGGGAGTCCTCCAGTGGCATCACCGAGTTTTGGGTCAATGGGAAGCCGCTGGTGAAAAAGGGTCTGAAGCAGGGTTACACAGTAGGAGGTCACCCCAAGATGGTCCTAGATGCCTACGGAGGGGGGTTTCAGAAGGCCCAGTCCTTGGTGGGGGAGATCGGGGACTCGtacacatgggactctgtgctgtccCCAGAGCAGATCCTACTGGTGCAACAGAGCTCCCACCTGAATCCCAACGTCCTGGGCTGGTGTGTGCTGACCGATGAGCTGAAAGGGCACGTCGTCATCAAGCCCCTGGTGTGGAGCTGA